A window from Aliamphritea hakodatensis encodes these proteins:
- a CDS encoding ATP-grasp domain-containing protein, which produces MMIKTIFILSQTYLHYASEEAFQRLGKNTKTVLILPLGEIPDSRITQYIDEIVHVRGDCTLTLRPAFEFGAVAERIEAEIALLGSARDISIYCQQEDNLMVAARLRQAYGIAGDRPEQVELFRDKLAMKTRVGESIAGSIPRHRRFDMQRYRENGQQYYQALCEYLGPRMVIKPVSGAGSVNVAIIESFSDFEAFGTLLDETHYGFEYEVDEFIAGTMYQCDSVIVDGGVKFSSVLELGCTNFEFVQGQPLSFMPSIPAQLSDLLKDFNRRVIAALGLENGVTHHEFFYDHDTGKITFLEIAMRVPGTIVVPLHADNCGINLIDCSLYLAADKRWLNTLQTTAKNDRFAALLPVGRGEVTRLHRPDLESDFGIDWFVSEGTSVALTETVQDQAGVLRVYNTDPRALRRDFKRLQNFTATTCR; this is translated from the coding sequence ATGATGATTAAAACGATATTTATACTGTCACAGACATACCTTCATTACGCTTCTGAAGAAGCATTTCAAAGGCTGGGTAAAAATACTAAAACCGTACTTATTTTACCGCTTGGTGAAATTCCGGATTCACGTATTACCCAGTATATTGATGAAATTGTCCACGTTCGCGGAGACTGTACATTAACCCTGCGGCCGGCATTTGAGTTCGGCGCGGTGGCTGAAAGAATCGAAGCGGAAATAGCATTACTGGGTTCTGCCCGGGACATCAGTATTTACTGCCAGCAGGAAGACAATCTGATGGTGGCTGCCCGCTTACGGCAGGCGTACGGGATTGCCGGGGACAGGCCGGAACAGGTTGAACTGTTTCGCGATAAACTGGCGATGAAAACCCGTGTCGGTGAGAGCATTGCCGGCAGCATACCCAGGCACCGGCGGTTCGATATGCAGCGCTACCGGGAAAACGGCCAGCAGTATTATCAGGCCCTCTGTGAATATCTCGGGCCGCGTATGGTTATCAAGCCGGTGTCCGGCGCGGGCAGCGTCAATGTAGCCATAATTGAATCATTCAGTGATTTTGAAGCCTTCGGAACACTGTTAGATGAAACCCACTATGGCTTTGAATACGAGGTGGATGAATTTATAGCCGGTACCATGTATCAGTGTGATTCTGTGATTGTGGATGGCGGGGTGAAGTTCTCATCGGTGCTGGAGCTGGGCTGTACTAACTTTGAGTTCGTGCAGGGGCAGCCGCTGAGTTTTATGCCGTCTATTCCTGCACAGCTCAGTGATCTTCTGAAAGACTTTAACCGCCGGGTCATTGCAGCCCTTGGCCTTGAAAACGGGGTCACTCACCATGAGTTCTTCTATGATCATGATACCGGCAAGATAACCTTCCTTGAAATTGCCATGCGGGTACCCGGTACCATTGTGGTTCCGCTCCATGCAGACAACTGCGGTATTAACCTGATTGACTGCAGCCTTTACCTTGCAGCGGATAAGCGCTGGCTTAATACTCTGCAAACCACCGCGAAGAATGACCGTTTTGCCGCGCTGCTGCCTGTTGGCCGGGGTGAGGTAACCCGCTTACACCGGCCAGATCTGGAAAGTGATTTTGGCATCGACTGGTTTGTCAGCGAAGGTACTTCAGTGGCTCTCACCGAAACCGTACAGGATCAGGCCGGTGTGCTGCGGGTATATAACACGGACCCCCGGGCACTGCGGCGTGACTTCAAACGCCTGCAAAATTTCACCGCGACGACCTGTCGCTAA
- the dsbD gene encoding protein-disulfide reductase DsbD, protein MLQRIQQWLSYLLACTFLVLSTVPAAQAGLFDNADLFGASEGPVDVEEAFTFDYEQGENGALKLVWVVKDGYYLYRDNVELTYSDKIKILSEEHSTAKLKADPLFGDVYVYYSQGVMDYQLSSTTGSTVSDTMTVSYQGCWDGGICYPPVQKTIDLKDIPVVQASVIPTPAATDPAMANADKVIQAVVPQQTLSTTVSEQDQFAQLLSSSSLMLILGAFFVAGLALALTPCVFPMIPILSSIIIGQQQPVSTKRGFFLSLVYVLSVAVTYTVLGIVAGLFGENLQAAFQNAWIIGTFSFIFVLLSLSMFGFYDLQLPNSLQTKLNQMSNSQQGGSIIGVVIMGLLSALIVGPCMAAPLAGALIYIGQTGDPVLGGAALFSLSMGMGVPLLIVGASAGKLLPKAGMWMENVKAGFGVLMLLMAVWMLDRVIADGIAIFLYGMILLVSAVYMKALDTLAEAASKWQRFWKGTAVLLLVYGGSLVIGSLAGSQSLFQPLKGLVAGGGTVAAEAKVEFVKVTDEQTLDQILNTARQNNQPVMLDFYADWCISCIELDNITFVDAGVQQSLKPFISVKIDVTANDADSKALYKRYSVIGPPALIFYDNQGNIQPNMTLIGMVQPDDFIRHVQPLI, encoded by the coding sequence GTGTTGCAAAGAATCCAGCAATGGCTCAGCTATCTGCTAGCTTGCACCTTTTTAGTTCTCTCGACGGTACCCGCCGCACAGGCCGGACTGTTCGATAATGCTGACCTGTTTGGCGCCAGTGAAGGCCCGGTAGATGTGGAAGAAGCATTTACTTTTGATTACGAACAGGGAGAGAACGGCGCGCTTAAACTTGTCTGGGTCGTTAAAGACGGTTACTACCTGTACCGGGATAATGTTGAGCTGACCTACAGCGATAAGATCAAAATACTCTCGGAAGAGCATTCTACTGCCAAACTGAAAGCCGATCCGCTGTTCGGCGATGTCTATGTGTATTACAGCCAGGGCGTGATGGATTACCAGCTGAGCAGTACGACCGGTTCAACCGTCAGCGATACGATGACGGTGTCCTATCAGGGCTGCTGGGATGGCGGTATCTGTTATCCGCCGGTACAGAAAACCATCGACCTTAAAGATATTCCGGTGGTACAGGCATCGGTGATTCCTACACCGGCAGCCACTGATCCGGCGATGGCGAATGCCGATAAAGTCATTCAGGCGGTTGTCCCTCAGCAAACCCTGAGCACTACAGTCAGTGAACAGGATCAGTTTGCTCAGTTGCTGTCTTCCAGCAGCCTGATGCTGATTCTGGGCGCTTTCTTTGTGGCCGGTCTGGCGCTGGCGCTGACCCCCTGCGTATTCCCGATGATTCCGATTTTGTCCAGCATCATCATTGGTCAGCAACAGCCGGTCAGCACTAAACGGGGCTTCTTCCTGTCGCTGGTGTATGTGCTGTCTGTCGCCGTGACCTATACGGTACTGGGCATTGTTGCCGGTCTGTTTGGTGAGAACCTGCAGGCGGCTTTCCAGAATGCCTGGATTATCGGCACCTTCAGTTTCATCTTTGTGCTGCTGTCTCTTTCAATGTTCGGCTTTTATGACCTGCAATTGCCGAACAGCCTGCAAACCAAACTTAATCAAATGAGCAACAGCCAGCAGGGTGGCAGCATCATTGGCGTGGTGATAATGGGTCTGCTGTCGGCGCTGATTGTCGGTCCGTGCATGGCCGCGCCGCTGGCCGGTGCGCTTATCTATATCGGCCAGACCGGCGACCCGGTACTGGGCGGTGCGGCACTCTTCAGCCTGAGTATGGGGATGGGGGTTCCGTTACTGATTGTGGGCGCATCGGCGGGCAAGCTGTTACCGAAAGCCGGTATGTGGATGGAGAATGTCAAAGCAGGCTTCGGTGTACTGATGCTGCTGATGGCAGTATGGATGCTGGACCGGGTGATTGCCGATGGCATTGCGATCTTCCTGTACGGCATGATTCTGCTGGTCAGTGCGGTGTATATGAAGGCGCTGGATACGCTGGCGGAGGCCGCCAGCAAGTGGCAGCGTTTCTGGAAGGGCACCGCGGTGCTGCTTCTGGTGTACGGTGGCAGCCTGGTGATTGGCAGTCTGGCTGGCAGCCAGAGCCTGTTTCAGCCGCTGAAGGGGCTGGTTGCCGGCGGTGGCACTGTTGCCGCTGAAGCCAAGGTTGAATTTGTGAAGGTGACTGACGAGCAGACGCTGGATCAGATCCTCAATACCGCCCGGCAAAACAATCAGCCGGTGATGCTGGATTTTTATGCCGACTGGTGTATTTCCTGCATTGAGCTGGACAATATTACCTTTGTGGATGCCGGTGTTCAGCAGTCTCTGAAACCCTTTATCAGCGTGAAAATTGATGTGACCGCCAACGATGCTGACTCTAAAGCATTGTATAAGCGTTACAGTGTAATCGGGCCGCCTGCGCTGATTTTTTACGATAATCAGGGCAATATCCAGCCGAATATGACCCTGATTGGCATGGTGCAGCCGGATGACTTTATCCGCCACGTTCAACCGCTGATCTGA
- a CDS encoding 3-deoxy-7-phosphoheptulonate synthase has translation MSDKRVENLNIESNEVLLTPAELKNKLPLSETAAASVMEGRQVIKNILKGEDKRLFVVVGPCSIHDTKAAIEYGQRLKELAAKVEDTLYLVMRVYFEKPRTTVGWKGLINDPHMNDSFQIEEGLHIGRDLLLQLAEAGLPLATEALDPISPQYLQDLISWSAIGARTTESQTHREMSSGLSGAVGFKNGTDGGLTVAINALESVAHPHNFLGINEDGQCSIVRTKGNKYGHVVLRGGNGKPNYDSVNVALCEQALDKAGVSTNIMVDCSHANSNKDHNLQPLVMTDVTNQIIDGNKTIVGLMVESNLGAGNQKMTADPADLQYGVSITDACIDWDTTEKTLLDMHEKLKAVLPTR, from the coding sequence ATGTCTGATAAACGCGTAGAAAACCTCAATATCGAGAGTAATGAAGTCCTCCTGACTCCTGCCGAACTGAAAAACAAACTGCCGCTGAGCGAAACCGCTGCTGCATCTGTTATGGAAGGCCGTCAGGTTATTAAAAACATCCTAAAAGGCGAAGATAAGCGTCTTTTTGTGGTGGTTGGCCCCTGTTCAATTCACGACACCAAAGCGGCTATCGAGTATGGCCAGCGTCTGAAAGAGCTGGCTGCCAAAGTCGAAGACACTCTTTATCTGGTTATGCGCGTCTATTTTGAGAAGCCACGTACCACCGTTGGCTGGAAAGGTCTGATCAACGATCCCCACATGAACGATTCGTTCCAGATCGAAGAAGGCCTGCACATCGGCCGTGACCTGCTGCTGCAACTGGCAGAAGCCGGCCTGCCACTGGCAACTGAAGCACTGGACCCTATTTCCCCGCAGTACCTGCAGGATCTGATCTCCTGGTCAGCTATCGGTGCCCGTACCACTGAATCCCAGACTCACCGCGAAATGTCCAGCGGTCTGTCCGGCGCAGTGGGCTTCAAGAACGGTACTGACGGCGGCCTGACCGTTGCCATCAATGCGCTGGAATCCGTGGCCCACCCGCACAACTTCCTGGGTATTAACGAAGACGGCCAGTGCTCTATCGTACGTACCAAGGGTAACAAGTACGGTCACGTTGTACTGCGTGGCGGTAACGGCAAGCCTAACTACGATTCTGTAAACGTTGCCCTGTGCGAGCAGGCACTGGACAAAGCCGGCGTATCCACCAACATCATGGTCGATTGCAGCCACGCGAACTCCAACAAAGATCACAACCTGCAGCCACTGGTGATGACCGACGTGACCAACCAGATCATCGACGGCAACAAAACCATCGTTGGCCTGATGGTAGAAAGCAACCTGGGTGCCGGTAACCAGAAGATGACGGCGGACCCGGCAGACCTGCAGTACGGTGTATCTATCACTGATGCCTGCATCGACTGGGACACAACTGAAAAGACACTGCTGGACATGCACGAAAAACTGAAGGCTGTACTACCAACCCGGTAA
- a CDS encoding MerR family transcriptional regulator, whose protein sequence is MSVTTMTISVLASRAGVGVETVRYYQRSGLMTEPAKPPSGYRQYGHSDLQRLLFIRRAKRLGFSLKDIRALLALDTGTRCQTTRNLAASRLKDVQARMHDLQVMARSLESMVASCDQNIAAGVGVCPAIDNIISEQTIP, encoded by the coding sequence ATGTCGGTAACCACAATGACCATCAGTGTGCTGGCCTCCCGGGCCGGTGTTGGGGTAGAAACGGTACGGTATTACCAGCGCAGCGGGCTTATGACTGAGCCGGCGAAGCCGCCCTCCGGTTACCGGCAGTACGGTCACAGTGATCTGCAGCGGCTGTTGTTCATCCGCCGGGCAAAGCGGCTCGGTTTCAGCCTCAAGGATATCCGCGCATTGCTGGCGCTGGATACCGGTACCCGCTGCCAGACGACCAGAAATCTGGCGGCCTCCCGTCTTAAGGATGTTCAGGCCCGGATGCACGATTTGCAAGTGATGGCACGCAGCCTGGAAAGCATGGTGGCCAGTTGTGATCAGAATATTGCCGCGGGGGTCGGTGTGTGCCCTGCAATCGACAATATTATCTCTGAGCAGACGATTCCCTGA
- the merC gene encoding organomercurial transporter MerC: protein MRLTLFTEKAGVFGAIIAAMGCASCFPALGALGAAVGMGFLAQFEGLFINTLLPFFAWLALIASLVAGYKHRRWWRLLLSVAGPLMILATLYLFWTDSWSTPMFYFAIALMFFNGIADLIKPPQRHCSLARAEEKNYD from the coding sequence ATGCGGCTGACACTGTTTACTGAAAAAGCCGGCGTCTTTGGCGCGATCATTGCGGCAATGGGTTGTGCCTCATGTTTTCCAGCACTGGGCGCGCTTGGTGCTGCGGTGGGGATGGGGTTTCTTGCCCAGTTTGAAGGCCTGTTTATCAATACACTGCTGCCATTCTTTGCCTGGCTGGCGCTGATTGCATCTCTGGTGGCCGGATATAAGCACCGGCGCTGGTGGCGTTTACTGCTATCGGTTGCCGGTCCTTTAATGATACTGGCGACACTGTATCTGTTCTGGACGGATAGCTGGAGTACCCCGATGTTCTATTTTGCAATTGCGCTGATGTTTTTTAACGGGATCGCAGATCTGATCAAACCGCCACAACGCCATTGCAGCCTGGCCCGGGCTGAGGAGAAAAATTATGACTGA
- a CDS encoding NADP-dependent isocitrate dehydrogenase codes for MTTNKQTMYYTLTDEAPSLATCSLLPIIRTFTSAAGIDVKISDISLAGRVLSAFPENLSEDQKVVDGLAFLGKLTQDPDANIIKLPNISASIPQLKACIAELQGQGYNIPDYPEAPANDTDAEIQARYSKILGSAVNPVLREGNSDRRAPAAVKAYARKFPHSMGKWSKASRTHADYMRSGDFFSSEQSITSNEAQDVRIEFVSKDGDVQLKKELSLEKGEVLDSMYMCCKSLREFFEQSLNDAKETNVMWSLHVKATMMKVSHPIVFGHAVTVFYKDLFEKHAELFTKLGVNPNNGLGSVYEKIASLPNSVREEIEEDIQACYESRPELAMVDSVKGISNLHVPSDVIVDASMPAMIRNSGKMWGPDGKVKDTKAVMPESTYARIYQEMINFCKTNGAFDPTTMGTVPNVGLMAKKAEEYGSHDKTFEIEQDGTMRVVDADGTVLMSHEVEVGDIWRACQTKDEPVRDWVKLGVTRARNSDTPAIFWLDPERAHDVQLMAKVKEYLKDHDTDGLDIHIMSYNEAIRFSMERQLRGQDTISVTGNVLRDYLTDLFPIMELGTSAKMLSIVPMLKGGGMYETGAGGSAPKHVQQVQEENHLRWDSLGEFMAISVSLEEQGLKGNARAGLLSKTLDEATIQLLENNKSPSRKTGELDNRGSHFYLGKYWAQAVANQSEDPELAAQFKQLAEDLASGEEAIISELKAVQGSAPELDGYYHANRDMVKKVMRPSTTLNAALARANG; via the coding sequence ATGACAACCAATAAACAAACGATGTACTACACCCTGACCGACGAAGCACCATCATTGGCGACCTGTTCTCTGCTCCCTATTATCAGAACATTCACCTCTGCTGCCGGCATCGATGTCAAAATCAGCGATATTTCTCTTGCTGGTCGTGTACTGTCTGCGTTCCCCGAAAACCTGAGTGAAGATCAGAAAGTAGTTGATGGCCTGGCTTTCCTGGGCAAACTGACTCAGGACCCGGATGCCAATATCATTAAGCTGCCTAACATCAGCGCGTCTATCCCACAGCTGAAAGCCTGTATCGCTGAACTTCAGGGCCAGGGTTACAACATCCCTGACTACCCGGAAGCACCGGCCAACGACACTGACGCTGAAATTCAGGCACGTTACTCCAAAATTCTGGGCAGTGCTGTAAACCCGGTATTACGTGAAGGTAACTCTGACCGTCGTGCCCCTGCTGCAGTAAAAGCTTACGCACGTAAATTCCCACACTCCATGGGCAAATGGAGCAAAGCATCCCGCACCCACGCTGACTACATGCGCAGCGGTGACTTCTTCTCCAGCGAACAGTCCATTACGTCTAACGAAGCGCAGGACGTTCGTATTGAATTCGTTTCCAAAGACGGCGACGTACAGCTGAAGAAAGAACTGAGCCTGGAGAAAGGTGAAGTACTGGACAGCATGTACATGTGCTGCAAGTCTCTGCGTGAATTCTTTGAACAATCACTGAACGATGCCAAAGAAACCAATGTTATGTGGTCTCTGCACGTTAAAGCGACCATGATGAAGGTTTCTCACCCGATCGTATTCGGTCACGCGGTAACCGTTTTCTACAAAGACCTGTTCGAAAAGCACGCAGAACTGTTTACTAAGCTGGGTGTTAACCCGAACAACGGTCTGGGCAGCGTTTACGAAAAGATTGCCAGCCTGCCTAACTCAGTTCGCGAAGAAATCGAAGAAGATATCCAGGCATGCTACGAGTCCCGCCCTGAACTGGCGATGGTTGACTCTGTTAAAGGCATTTCCAACCTGCACGTACCAAGCGACGTAATTGTGGACGCTTCCATGCCGGCCATGATCCGTAACTCCGGTAAGATGTGGGGCCCTGACGGTAAGGTTAAAGACACCAAAGCGGTTATGCCTGAAAGCACCTATGCCCGTATCTATCAGGAAATGATTAACTTCTGTAAGACCAACGGCGCATTCGATCCGACCACAATGGGCACCGTGCCTAACGTCGGCCTGATGGCTAAGAAAGCTGAAGAATACGGTTCTCACGACAAGACTTTCGAAATCGAACAGGACGGCACCATGCGCGTTGTTGACGCAGACGGTACCGTACTGATGTCTCACGAAGTTGAAGTGGGCGACATCTGGCGTGCCTGCCAGACCAAAGACGAGCCGGTCCGTGACTGGGTTAAGCTGGGTGTAACCCGTGCCCGTAACTCTGACACCCCTGCTATCTTCTGGCTGGACCCTGAGCGTGCCCACGACGTACAGCTGATGGCGAAGGTAAAAGAATACCTGAAGGACCACGACACTGACGGTCTGGATATTCACATCATGTCTTACAACGAAGCGATCCGTTTCTCGATGGAACGTCAGCTGCGCGGTCAGGACACTATCTCCGTGACCGGTAACGTACTGCGTGACTACCTGACTGACCTGTTCCCGATCATGGAACTGGGTACATCTGCAAAAATGCTATCCATCGTACCGATGCTGAAAGGCGGCGGTATGTATGAAACAGGTGCCGGCGGTTCTGCACCTAAGCACGTACAGCAGGTACAGGAAGAAAACCACCTGCGCTGGGACTCCCTGGGTGAGTTCATGGCGATTTCAGTATCTCTGGAAGAACAGGGCCTGAAGGGCAACGCCCGTGCCGGCCTGCTTTCCAAGACTCTGGACGAAGCCACTATCCAATTGCTGGAAAACAACAAGTCACCTTCCCGCAAGACCGGTGAACTGGACAACCGTGGCAGCCACTTCTACCTGGGCAAGTACTGGGCACAGGCAGTCGCTAACCAGTCCGAAGATCCGGAACTGGCGGCACAGTTCAAGCAACTGGCAGAAGACCTGGCCAGCGGTGAAGAAGCCATTATCAGCGAACTGAAAGCTGTACAGGGTTCCGCACCGGAACTGGATGGCTACTACCACGCCAACCGCGATATGGTTAAGAAGGTTATGCGTCCAAGCACTACCCTTAACGCTGCACTGGCCCGTGCCAACGGCTGA
- a CDS encoding LysR family transcriptional regulator, producing MNTIERSDIDSELLRTFLAIAETRNLTQAANLLNRTQSAISVQIRKLEEALGTCLFHRLPRGMQLSESGHRLLPEARQLVKDVDRIARLFTQSLSGQITIGVPDDFSRDALKAVLQQFTARYPEVDVTVNCSFSETFPRAIQRGELDLALYTAGPDAGSEKIVCQDEMIWVASDSFLPEPGKPLPVALFNRECWWRDAAIAALENNAVEYRIAFSSESLSGISAAVHAGLAVAMLSRSALSAGMRILDHRDGLPALPVSTTVLLSGERQTALTTAMAEVIETVACNIRQA from the coding sequence ATGAATACTATCGAACGCTCTGATATCGACAGCGAGCTGCTCAGGACCTTTCTGGCCATTGCCGAAACCCGCAACCTTACCCAGGCAGCCAACTTGCTCAACCGGACCCAATCGGCGATCAGCGTACAGATCCGCAAGCTTGAAGAGGCGCTGGGCACCTGCCTGTTTCACCGTTTACCACGGGGTATGCAATTATCAGAAAGCGGTCACCGGCTGCTGCCTGAAGCCAGACAGCTTGTTAAAGATGTCGACCGGATTGCCCGGCTGTTCACACAGAGCCTCAGCGGCCAGATTACTATCGGGGTGCCGGATGACTTTTCCCGTGATGCACTGAAAGCTGTTTTGCAGCAGTTTACGGCCAGATATCCTGAGGTGGATGTCACCGTTAACTGCAGTTTCAGCGAAACCTTCCCCCGGGCGATTCAGCGCGGTGAACTGGATCTGGCCCTGTATACAGCAGGCCCGGACGCCGGCAGTGAAAAGATTGTTTGTCAGGATGAAATGATCTGGGTCGCCTCAGACAGCTTCTTACCGGAACCAGGCAAGCCATTACCGGTCGCCCTGTTTAACCGAGAATGCTGGTGGCGTGATGCCGCCATTGCTGCACTGGAAAACAACGCTGTCGAATATCGGATTGCCTTCAGTAGCGAAAGTTTATCCGGTATCAGTGCAGCCGTTCACGCCGGGCTGGCGGTCGCTATGCTGAGCCGTTCTGCCCTCAGCGCCGGGATGCGGATTTTAGATCACAGAGACGGCCTGCCCGCCTTACCGGTGTCAACAACCGTCCTGCTGAGCGGAGAACGGCAAACAGCGCTGACAACCGCAATGGCAGAGGTGATCGAAACCGTCGCCTGTAATATCCGCCAGGCATAA
- a CDS encoding GDCCVxC domain-containing (seleno)protein — MTETVNLISVLTCPECGFVKQETMPTNACQWFYECDACARLLKPLPGDCCVFCSYGTVPCPPVQQDKKCCQ, encoded by the coding sequence ATGACTGAAACTGTCAATCTGATATCGGTACTGACCTGTCCTGAATGCGGTTTTGTTAAGCAGGAAACCATGCCAACGAATGCCTGCCAGTGGTTTTATGAGTGTGACGCCTGTGCACGCCTTTTAAAACCGTTGCCGGGTGACTGTTGCGTATTTTGTTCTTATGGCACGGTGCCTTGTCCGCCGGTTCAGCAGGATAAAAAGTGTTGTCAGTAA
- a CDS encoding cytochrome-c peroxidase yields the protein MSYIAKFGAAVAASILLSAGQIAIADTSANSLKAQYQRPDNIPFPADNLYSAEKAQLGKMLFFDQRLSKNFNMTCATCHNPSLGWEDGVPGAFGGQGKFLDRHSPTILNMAWSDSFFWDGRSPTLEDQIRGPVESPNEMNISMDEVVDRLSKVSGYQDMFQRVFPGSGITGDGIMKAIATYERTLVSGTAPFDRWVMGNEQAISESAKRGFEFFNNGAGCSECHTGWNFSDNKFYDIGLRSADEGRMTVTGNASDRHSFKTPGLRNIQQRAPYMHDGSMKTLDEVIVHYIAGGTPRPSRSDKMTIRPMTAQQITDLRSFLESLTGEDQPVSLPILPY from the coding sequence ATGTCCTATATCGCCAAATTCGGAGCCGCCGTTGCAGCAAGCATCCTGCTAAGCGCCGGACAGATAGCTATTGCAGACACCTCTGCGAACTCTCTGAAGGCCCAGTATCAGAGGCCCGATAACATTCCGTTTCCGGCAGACAACCTCTACAGCGCCGAAAAAGCCCAACTCGGAAAAATGCTGTTCTTTGATCAGCGCCTGAGTAAAAACTTCAATATGACCTGCGCTACCTGCCATAACCCGTCATTAGGTTGGGAAGACGGCGTGCCAGGCGCTTTCGGCGGACAGGGTAAATTTCTTGACCGCCACTCCCCCACCATTCTGAACATGGCATGGAGCGACAGCTTTTTCTGGGACGGTCGCAGCCCGACACTGGAAGACCAGATACGGGGGCCGGTTGAATCCCCCAATGAAATGAACATCAGCATGGATGAAGTTGTCGATCGCCTGAGCAAAGTCAGCGGTTATCAGGACATGTTTCAGCGGGTCTTTCCGGGCTCAGGCATTACCGGAGACGGCATCATGAAAGCCATTGCTACCTATGAACGTACACTGGTATCCGGCACGGCTCCATTCGACCGCTGGGTCATGGGCAACGAGCAGGCCATCAGTGAGTCTGCGAAACGGGGCTTTGAATTTTTCAATAACGGCGCTGGCTGCAGTGAATGCCATACCGGCTGGAACTTCAGCGATAACAAATTTTATGACATCGGTCTGAGGTCTGCCGACGAGGGCCGCATGACCGTCACCGGAAATGCCTCCGACAGGCACAGCTTCAAAACCCCGGGACTGCGTAACATTCAGCAACGAGCACCCTATATGCACGACGGCAGTATGAAAACCCTGGATGAAGTGATCGTGCATTACATCGCCGGTGGTACACCACGTCCCAGCCGTTCAGACAAAATGACTATCCGGCCGATGACCGCCCAGCAGATAACTGATTTACGCAGTTTCCTTGAAAGTCTCACCGGCGAAGATCAACCGGTAAGCCTGCCAATTCTGCCCTACTGA
- a CDS encoding permease: MFCSTSGTADSAGGRNISYWRWLVSGLLLVAIAMSPAAFGRAVLFTLDSLWLVSPMIVIGLVLTALMLASNSMQLIARAFHGRELPMILWVSMVGAVTPVCGATVLPLIAGLLIARVPLAPVMAFWLASPITDPAMLSLTAATLGWPLALAKTAGSVGAGVFGGLAVLLLTTNGYLKDPVRSGSQLQRFSCDTADAGGAIVWRFWKIPSRKAVFVGSIKSNGRLMLIWLSLAFIAEFYLQTYVPLDWLPGLLGAEAAWAVPLAAIVGAPIYLDGYAALPLVRGLIDAGMGYDAALTFLVAGGITSAWAAVPVFALVRGRVFLFYLLLALLASVLVGFIGGLFL; the protein is encoded by the coding sequence ATGTTCTGCAGTACATCCGGTACCGCTGATTCAGCCGGCGGGCGCAACATTTCCTACTGGCGGTGGCTGGTATCGGGATTGCTTCTTGTGGCTATTGCTATGAGTCCGGCTGCTTTCGGCCGGGCTGTGCTGTTTACGCTGGACAGCCTGTGGCTGGTGAGTCCCATGATTGTTATCGGGCTGGTACTGACTGCACTGATGCTGGCAAGCAACTCCATGCAGTTGATCGCCCGGGCGTTTCATGGTCGTGAGCTGCCCATGATTTTGTGGGTATCCATGGTTGGCGCTGTCACCCCTGTATGCGGGGCTACTGTGCTGCCGCTGATTGCCGGACTGCTGATTGCCCGCGTACCTCTGGCGCCGGTAATGGCTTTCTGGCTTGCTTCACCGATAACCGATCCGGCAATGTTGTCGCTGACTGCCGCCACCCTTGGCTGGCCGCTGGCGCTGGCGAAAACCGCCGGCTCGGTGGGGGCCGGAGTGTTTGGCGGGCTGGCTGTGTTATTGCTGACAACCAACGGCTATCTCAAAGACCCGGTCAGAAGCGGATCACAATTGCAGCGTTTCAGTTGTGATACGGCTGATGCAGGCGGCGCGATTGTCTGGCGTTTCTGGAAAATCCCATCCCGTAAGGCTGTGTTTGTTGGCAGTATCAAAAGTAACGGCCGGCTGATGCTGATCTGGTTAAGCCTCGCGTTCATCGCCGAGTTCTACCTGCAGACCTATGTGCCACTGGACTGGTTGCCCGGGCTTTTGGGTGCTGAAGCTGCGTGGGCAGTTCCGCTGGCGGCCATTGTTGGTGCGCCCATATATCTGGACGGTTATGCAGCGTTACCCCTGGTGAGAGGGCTTATTGATGCAGGCATGGGCTATGACGCTGCCCTTACGTTTCTGGTCGCCGGAGGGATTACCAGTGCCTGGGCCGCGGTGCCGGTATTTGCTTTGGTGCGTGGGCGGGTGTTTCTGTTTTATTTGCTGTTAGCCTTGCTTGCTTCAGTACTGGTGGGCTTTATTGGCGGATTGTTTTTATAA